In Phaseolus vulgaris cultivar G19833 chromosome 3, P. vulgaris v2.0, whole genome shotgun sequence, the sequence GCAATTATGTCACCCAATGTTTCAAGAAACTTTCAACTTGAAAGCACGTTGATTTGCTACATTAAAATAAGTATTTGAAACCGTGTTTTATTTTCTCCTTTTACCCATTCACACCTAGTTTTAGTGCGTAAATATCTACAATTAAGAtgatagtttttttataaaagtctaaccaatttattataaaaaaaaatctataattaGATTACAGTGTAAATTTCTTTACACCCTGGTAGTACAGAAGTTATACTCCTAAAAAAAGTGAGTTGATTGTAATTCTTTGAGATGCCATGCAGAAGTGTTATATCTAAAAATAGAGAAACAAAAAGACATCAATGCTAATTAATAGAGAATGGGAAGATCCATTTTGATAGTGGATGACGCAACTGTGTTAGCTGTGAATAACCATCTCATTCTTTGTTTACTAAAAAAGCATGGCTTAACCCATACCTCACACTCCTCCTGATGACACGCGGTAGAGTCTGAAGGACTAGTCGGTGACCTTTTATTCTTAATCACAAAAGGACGGTGGATAATCTTTAacaaaacaataacaaaaaaaaacaatcatAATTTGAAACAGTACTCATAAATTGACAACCCAATCATAATTTGaaagagtaatttttttttaaaattgcgtaattttaaaatagtaatgATCAAATTAGTATATTTTGTAGAACTAGTATATTTTGTATAATGAAAGTGACATTTTTCAATTTGAAAAAGCATAACAAGAAAGAACGTAGAAGTGAGTGAAAGTAAAGTAAAAGGAAAGGCAAAGAGAAAgcagaaagaaaagaaacaggCTCCACTATAGCACCACTCCCTTCTGGGCTTTATAAAAAAAGCCACAGAACTCATTACAACTTCCCCCTTTTccctttcttctctctctcacaTACATTTTCTTCCTCCATCCATCTTCATAGCTGCTTCCAATGGGGTTCTACGTTGAAGACCCTCTCTCTGGCTTCACAATAGGACAGGCCATATACGAGGCAGCTCTCATCATTGCAGTTCTGAGATGGGTCTTATGCTTCCTCTTCACACTCATCAACGACACAAGAACAAGCTCTGAAGACACCCCACCTCAATCTTGTCCTCAGACCACAAGAGACAGGGACAGCACCCTTGTGCTCACCACCTTCGGGGAGATTAAGGAGAGGCTCCCACACACAGAGGACACGTGTGCGGTTTGCCTCAACCAGCTGGAGGTGGAGGACGAGGTTCGGGAGCTCATGAACTGTTACCACGTGTTCCACAGAGAGTGCATAGACAGATGGTTGGAGCATGAGCACGAGAATCACAACCCCACCTGTCCACTCTGCAGAGCCCCTTTGCTGAGTTCTTGCTGCCACCACAACTCCGCCACTTCTCAGCCTCCTCCTCAGCCTAGTTGGGCTGTGGAGAGACTTCTCTATCTCTTTGGGGATGATTTGCTACCTtgttagttgtttttttttctagaatatTGTGCACAAAAATAGCTTAGCCAAATATTCATTATTTGTTATCTTCACCTTACCCTTGTATCCTCTATCCTCTTATGTATATGTTGCTGCAACAAAATAACTAGGACATTCACTACCTTCTCCTTCTCtgtatatatattcatatatttttcacattttaCTTATATTTCTTTCCCTCTTCGATTCTTTGATTCTTATGGTTTCTGATTACTGTAAAAGGAACAATTGCTTTCTTGTTCTGATATACTACGATTAATTGGATCACGATTTAAGCTGTCTCTAAGTGAAAATTAATGTTGTTCAAATCAAATTGAATAGGCTAATTCAATTGGTTTATCTGTTTGGTGACCGATTCACGTGGATGGTTAGATAAACCAGTTGGAACTCGAACTAAATGGTGGTTGAACTGGTTTGAGGCATGGAACTTGTTAAATAAACCAGCTTTTAGTGTAAGTCTCAAGATAAAATTAAACATAAGACCTGATGATTGATTCAGGTAACATTACTATACCTCGTTTCATTTATTACATAATTTTGTCATTCTAAGGAAAATCTTCAGTGTGTTTCTTCACAGGAGTTTTTGTTTTACATGTTTCTTCCATTAGAATGTGTAGAAGCAGTTCTTATATCAGAACTTGGAGGAATAAAACGCATTTGTAGATTAGATAAATGATTAGACAGTCTTCAATAACCGAGTATAAAGGTTCGGTTTTGAAAATACCCATTTGCTCTGCAAAAACAAATCGCTTTTTATTTCAAAGGTTTAAGAGCGATAGGTAAATATCATCACTCACTTCTTCATTTTCtcatgtttctttttctttctgtcCTTTCACAGCCACTCTTTTTctcttgtattttatttttctcctttATCTTTACAGTGTCCCTCACATCTTTCACTTTCATTTACTTCGttttttcttccttctctttcgaTCTATCTCTCGAGTCACACCCCACAAAGGGCATCAGAGGATCATTGTTCTTCCTTTCCTTTTGAGACTCTTTTTACACATCTTTTATTTATCAAGTGCTGCATTGCATGTAGTTCCACTGAGTAGAGTGAGTAATGAAATTTAGGCgcatttcataaaataatataataaaaagtgtTGATGCTACCTATCTATCTCATATGTTGAAAACTAACACCGAATTACTTTATATTACAATTGTTAAAATTACAATTGTTAAAAGTAGAAGTAGAAATTATCTTTTAATGAAAGATGAACTCATATGAGGAGGTGGAGAAAGTTTGAAAGGTTGTGAATTAGTGCATTTTAATATCCACTTGTCAaagtaagatttttttttttttttagaaaatgttattttgacaagtgtaaattaaaattcattAGATTACCACGATAATTTAACCAATCAATTTcagtaaaaatgttttttttttcagttataATCTAGTACATGATTATCAACCtattattagttatttttttatgaatataaattttttctCTCATCTTGTTTCTCATTGggtaaaaaatatattggtaCATACATAATATATTTACAACCCAACACTATGTTCTAGATTACAATTATTAAAAGTAGAGGGAAAAACTAAAATGTGTGTTGATAAGAGAATgagaaattttgaaaggttataaaATGGTGTTTTTGACTTGtctaaataacattttttatcaacaagacCTTTCTTCctatttcaataattatttaaatatatttttataaaaaaataaaaatcacaataATATCTACACCCACCACTAATTCagtatttcttttaaaaaaataaaaaatgaaaatgatattataaaaatatcaatgTTAAAAAGATAAACCTTTTTAGtgtcaaatattaaaaaataaattattatgattGTGTAAATATCTATTCAAAATGTTAAATAACAAttcaataaaaatcaaataattatataataaaaaaaatcaaatgtaTTAATTCGATGAAATTGatgattatattttttgaaatacaatatattatttgaacaaatcataaagaaaaaaatgtctaatcaagattataaaaaaatatatacattaaatATTTGAGTAAACTTAGTAAATATTAAACTATTGAAAGAAAAGTTAATGAAAATTttgtagaaaaacaaaaattctttaaatgaaataaaagtaaagGTCAAAGAGAATAGAGAAAATAATATCATAAACTAAGGATTaaacatttgagattgaaaggtaaaaataaataaaaaatattaaaaaatagtaagaaTAATTGAATGTGTGTTTATAAATAGTTTAATTCAATGAAACTGTATTTCTTGAAATGTAATATGCTAATACATTAGTTGAACATGaaatcaaataaagaaaaaaatgtagattagagagaaaagagaaaaattatataattttatatattacttAATAAACTATGagtgttttaataaattatgagtgttttaataaattaaaacaaatacatGTATGAGAATAAAGACAACAATTAGAACAAGTATAAGGATGAAGATCAAACAAATATATACGTAActatcatcatcttcatatacaagttaaaaataaataaatattacacaTATCCATATTTGTATTTAACCAATAAAAAGAGTATCTATCAAAATAAGTTCAAATAATActcaatatatttatttatcatcatcgtgacaaaaatatatatgtatttatcaTCATCTTTTAAGTAATTATCCTCTTGTAACATTTAAAAGCATGAAATCTTCTCTAGCTTTTGGAATAAAGCACGATTCATTACTTTATTTATTGAGCAAGTATAGAATAATGGATATTAGTGACataagaaaagaacaagtgaGTGCAAAATTCAAATGGACGTCatattctaatttttaattacaaGTAACCATAGATAAAGGAAGTCGTAGAAGATTGTTAATTAATCACGATTAGGGTTATATGATGGAGACATTTTGCTTTCTTAGATGAAAATGTAAGTGGGTGCTGACATTAAAAAATACGAAACTTCAACAACAGCTGAATAGAGATCACAAATATTGTTCTGCCCTGCTTTTGCAGCAAACAAAATGATGAGCAAGATTACACTAAGTTGGGATAATAACAAAAGTAAAAAGATGGGAGAACCACCAAATCATATTTAATCTAAAGTCATTCCAAGAAAAAGAGGTTCACTAAATCAACTATTCAAAACCAACTTTAAAGAAAAGTTTATGACTCATACTTAatttattactaaatattaaaattttaagaccATATACAAGTAATAATTTATAGCAGTAATACAAgtttaattacaataaaaaattgttgttgTTCTTACTTGAACTCAGATCAAAGTATAATAATATAAGTATCGAGTGAGTTGAAAGTATTCtcttgaaaatatatttattgtttaacATGTGTCTTTATAATCGTATAGATATACAgagttttataaatatatttgaaaatttatgataattcagatatattttttatttttagatgtttattgtatttattacACTAATTTTTAGGtggttaaaataaaataaatattaacaatatgaaaaaatatttatgatattaATTGAATATTAATAACTCAGATTAAGTTGTGATTAAACTTGTTTCTAATAAACATCTATAAATATACCAATTAATCCTTAATTAGAATTTTTAGTTAGTCACCCAATTCAAACACATTTATATGGAAAAGGTCAAAATTACTCTCGATCTTTTACGATTTATGATGATcaatgttaataaaataaaatataacgaAATAGaacaatatattattatataaaaaaaattaatgaaaacatTTCATTTTAATGTACACTTTTAGTTAGACAGTTATAGTGTAAGTAATTACCGTAAATTAATAGTTAGACACTTTTTTTCCTAGCtctcttcttctctcttttctttttattgaaaatattacaTAGAAGTAGCATCTCTCTTTCTTctgaaatataataaattacttattctgtgaaaaaaattaaattagttaggTTATGCTCATTTAAAATTAAGGTAGGGTACTTTAATTAAGTGTTGTGTTTTAGTGTGGGGCTATTCTAGCTACAGTTTAATATATATGTCACATCAATAATTGAATGATAATTAATCACAAATATTATAGAACCTCCAACTTTCTATATCAACTTAAGATACCTAAACGCCATTTTATATTTCCTTAGTACGTTATCTTCAACTTCTCACTCAAAATAATTATGCAGATATATGTCTGTATCTGCATGTAGTGTGGTATTGTATGATTTATAAAGAATGCAAAACCAGATGGTGCCGTCCCTAATTTTTTTCCGTTACTAATCAACATTTaatctttcaaaatattatacCATTATCATCATTACTATCATTAATTATCATTAACGATTGAAAGTTATAATCCACGTAGTTATCCAACAACATTGGTTAGATATTTCATGTTTACTAAAGATAATGTAACAAATTATTCTATGTAGGtcagttttataaaaaataattaaacttaaatttgattctcaatatcatattaaagtttattttaatgaaGTATTTTGAGTTTATAGTATCTGTCTTTTATTATATCTATAAATATTTACtctcatatataatatataaatgttttTGAAAGAAATATATTAGATATCTCACGTAGAAGAGAATTAAAACCAAATTATAGTgtatataaatagaaacaaactttatttttttacaagatGAATTAgccttaaatttattttctaaaattacaatataataaattttataaattaatttaatttaagaaaaaatgtttttttttaaaaaaaatgtatatgatAATGTTTGTATAAATCAACCAACCTTGTGTTTACTAGTTTCAGgtaaattatactttttttaaaaggaaTTATTATACTCTTTTTTTCTTATGACAATTCATGCAATTATAAATGTTACGCAATAAATATTAAAGTGTATATTGACTATTAGTCTATTGTCCTATCATCACTCctctaaattattaatttaatctaataaaaaattattttagataaataaactgataataatatattaccaaaaaaatgataaaataagagCAATAATAGACATATATGAAAGTAGCAATAAAACACTCCTAAGTATTAAGTTAATTAATTGATGCAACAATCGatgcaaattcaaaatatttctatttcataatctatattaatatataaatatgataccatttcaataaatatttttggtgTACCTAATTTTTATACAATTTCATTTTTAACGTatacataatataattttagttgaaactcattttcttttttagttcTAAAAATGGGTTAAGAGAGACATATATCTGTCTAACTTCACCTCAAACACCATGAAAAAGTCAAATATCATTTAAGAATATTTCATTTAATCGAACCAAGAACCTTCCAATAAAGAATTTGTAAAGCTAACTAAGGTTATTAATCTGAGGTTAATTAATGGAAATTTTATTAAACCCAACTAATTTCCGGAGATTTTTATTAAAACCCCcgagaaaataatttttgttctcTTAATTAAGATGAAAGTAAGAAAAATATACGGGTTTAcataaaatatcatttaaaaataaaaatg encodes:
- the LOC137807119 gene encoding probable E3 ubiquitin-protein ligase RHA4A — its product is MGFYVEDPLSGFTIGQAIYEAALIIAVLRWVLCFLFTLINDTRTSSEDTPPQSCPQTTRDRDSTLVLTTFGEIKERLPHTEDTCAVCLNQLEVEDEVRELMNCYHVFHRECIDRWLEHEHENHNPTCPLCRAPLLSSCCHHNSATSQPPPQPSWAVERLLYLFGDDLLPC